In Triticum aestivum cultivar Chinese Spring chromosome 5B, IWGSC CS RefSeq v2.1, whole genome shotgun sequence, the following proteins share a genomic window:
- the LOC123114202 gene encoding G-type lectin S-receptor-like serine/threonine-protein kinase At1g34300 — MRPSRRDLAVLCCFLLLLLPFLSHGKDMPLGSTLTPGGNSAAWSSPNSTFSLAFAPSPTAPSLSVAAVTYAGGISVWSAGAGAPVDSGGSLRLSSTGDLQLVNGSGAVLWSSGTAGRGVSAAALQESGNLVLKNSTGGALWQSFDHPTDTVVMSQNFASGMNLTSGPYVFAVDRATGNLTLKWATAGSATVTYFNKGYNSTFTANKTLSSPTLTMQTNGIVSLTDGTLNAPVVVAYSSNYGESGDMLRFVRLDSDGNFRAYSAGRGSGTATEQWSAVADQCEVFGYCGNMGVCGYNGTSPVCACPSLNFELNDASNPRSGCKRKVELQNCPGNSTMLQLDNTQFLTYTPEITTEQFFVGITACRLNCLSGSSCVASTALSDGSGLCFLKVSNFVSAYQSASLPSTSFVKVCFPGQPNPPLSTGGSSSSGSSGLRGWVVALVVLGVVSGLVLAEWALWWAFCRNSPKYGPASAQYALLEYASGAPVQFSYRELQRSTKGFKEKLGAGGFGAVYRGVLANRTVVAVKQLEGIEQGEKQFRMEVATISSTHHLNLVRLIGFCSEGRHRLLVYEFMKNGSLDSFLFGAGGSNTSDSGKAMSWATRFAVAVGTARGITYLHEECRDTIVHCDIKPENILLDEQHNAKVSDFGLAKLINPKDHRHRTLTSVRGTRGYLAPEWLANLPITVKSDVYSYGMVLLETVSGRRNFDISEETSRKKFSVWAYEEYEKGNLLAIVDRRLAGEEVDMAQVERALQVSFWCIQEQPSQRPTMGKVVQMLEGIMELERPPPPKSSDSFMTVTTATTGGGSGSGVSSSVASTFASSVAAPPAPVPSPNVEQEMSVGRSASARTREIAALPLRSSEPYMTM; from the coding sequence ATGCGCCCGTCACGGCGGGATCTCGCCGTCCTCTGCTGCTTCTTGCTCCTGCTCCTCCCTTTCCTGTCCCATGGCAAGGACATGCCCCTGGGCTCCACCCTCACGCCGGGCGGCAACTCGGCCGCGTGGTCCTCGCCCAACTCCACCTTCTCCCTCGCCTTCGcgccgtccccgaccgcgccgtcgctCTCCGTCGCCGCGGTCACCTACGCCGGCGGCATCTCCGTCTGGTCTGCGGGCGCCGGCGCGCCCGTCGACTCGGGGGGCTCGCTCCGCCTCTCCTCCACCGGCGACCTGCAGCTGGTCAACGGCTCCGGCGCCGTGCTCTGGTCGTCCGGCACCGCCGGCCGGGGCGTCTCcgcggccgccctccaggagaGCGGCAACCTCGTGCTCAAGAACTCCACGGGGGGCGCCCTGTGGCAGTCCTTCGACCACCCGACGGACACCGTGGTCATGTCGCAGAACTTCGCGTCCGGCATGAACCTCACCTCGGGCCCCTACGTTTTCGCCGTCGACCGGGCTACCGGCAACCTCACGCTCAAGTGGGCCACCGCCGGCTCCGCCACCGTCACCTACTTCAACAAGGGCTACAACTCCACCTTCACCGCCAACAAGACGCTCAGCTCCCCGACGCTCACGATGCAGACCAACGGCATCGTCTCCCTCACCGACGGCACGCTCAACGCCCCCGTCGTCGTCGCCTACAGCAGCAACTACGGCGAGAGCGGCGACATGCTGCGCTTCGTGCGCCTCGACTCGGACGGCAACTTCCGCGCCTACAGCGCCGGGCGCGGCAGCGGCACGGCCACGGAGCAGTGGTCCGCGGTGGCGGACCAGTGCGAGGTGTTCGGCTACTGCGGCAACATGGGCGTGTGCGGCTACAACGGCACGTCGCCGGTGTGCGCGTGCCCGTCGCTGAACTTCGAGCTCAACGACGCCTCCAACCCCCGGAGCGGGTGCAAGCGCAAGGTGGAGCTCCAGAACTGCCCGGGCAACTCCACCATGCTCCAGCTCGACAACACGCAGTTCCTCACCTACACGCCGGAGATCACCACCGAGCAGTTCTTCGTCGGCATCACCGCGTGCCGCCTCAACTGCCTCTCCGGCAGCTCCTGCGTCGCCTCCACCGCGCTCTCCGACGGCTCCGGCCTCTGCTTCCTCAAGGTGTCCAACTTCGTCAGCGCATACCAGTCGGCGTCGCTCCCCAGCACGTCCTTCGTCAAGGTCTGCTTCCCCGGCCAGCCCAACCCGCCCCTCAGCACCGGCGGCTCGTCCTCCTCGGGGTCCTCCGGCCTGCGCGGGTGGGTCGTGGCCCTGGTCGTCCTCGGCGTGGTGTCCGGGCTGGTGCTCGCCGAGTGGGCGCTGTGGTGGGCGTTCTGCCGGAACAGCCCGAAGTACGGGCCGGCGTCGGCGCAGTACGCGCTGCTGGAGTACGCGTCCGGCGCGCCGGTGCAGTTCTCGTACCGCGAGCTGCAGAGATCAACCAAGGGGTTCAAGGAGAAGCTGGGCGCGGGCGGGTTCGGCGCGGTGTACCGCGGCGTGCTGGCGAACCGGACGGTGGTGGCCGTGAAGCAGctggaggggatcgagcagggggAGAAGCAGTTCCGGATGGAGGTGGCGACCATCAGCAGCACGCACCACCTCAACCTGGTCCGCCTCATCGGCTTCTGCTCCGAGGGCCGGCACCGCCTGCTGGTCTACGAGTTCATGAAGAACGGCTCGCTGGACTCCTTCCTCTTCGGCGCCGGCGGCAGCAACACCAGCGACAGCGGCAAGGCGATGTCGTGGGCGACGCGGTTCGCGGTGGCCGTGGGCACGGCGCGCGGCATCACGTACCTGCACGAGGAGTGCCGGGACACCATCGTGCACTGCGACATCAAGCCGGAGAACATCCTGCTCGACGAGCAGCACAACGCCAAGGTGTCCGACTTCGGGCTCGCCAAGCTCATCAACCCCAAGGACCACCGGCACCGGACGCTGACGAGCGTGCGCGGCACCAGGGGGTACCTGGCGCCGGAGTGGCTCGCCAACCTGCCCATCACCGTCAAGTCGGACGTGTACAGCTACGGGATGGTCCTGCTGGAGACGGTGAGCGGCCGCCGCAACTTCGACATCTCGGAGGAGACGAGCCGGAAGAAGTTCTCGGTGTGGGCGTACGAGGAGTACGAGAAGGGGAACCTCCTGGCCATCGTGGACCGGCGGCTGGCCGGGGAGGAGGTGGACATGGCGCAGGTGGAGCGCGCGCTGCAGGTGAGCTTCTGGTGCATCCAGGAGCAGCCGTCgcagcggccgacgatggggaaggtGGTGCAGATGCTGGAGGGGATCATGGAGCTGGAGCGGCCGCCGCCGCCCAAGTCGTCGGACAGCTTCATGACGGTGACCACGGCCACcacgggcggcggctcgggcagcgGCGTGAGCAGCAGCGTGGCGTCCACGTTCGCGTCGTCGGTGGCGGCGCCGCCGGCGCCCGTGCCGTCGCCGAACGTGGAGCAGGAGATGTCCGTGGGGCGGTCGGCGTCCGCCCGCACCCGGGAGATCGCGGCGCTCCCGCTGCGCTCGTCGGAGCCATACATGACAATGTAA